The Physeter macrocephalus isolate SW-GA chromosome 13, ASM283717v5, whole genome shotgun sequence genome window below encodes:
- the NRARP gene encoding notch-regulated ankyrin repeat-containing protein gives MSQAELSTCSAPQTQRIFQEAVRKGNTQELQSLLQNMTNCEFNVNSFGPEGQTALHQSVIDGNLELVKLLVKFGADIRLANRDGWSALHIAAFGGHQDIVLYLITKAKYAGSGR, from the coding sequence ATGAGCCAGGCCGAGCTGTCCACCTGCTCGGCGCCGCAGACGCAGCGCATCTTCCAGGAGGCCGTGCGCAAGGGCAACACGCAGGAACTGCAGTCGCTGCTGCAGAACATGACCAACTGCGAATTCAATGTGAACTCGTTCGGGCCCGAGGGCCAGACGGCGCTGCACCAGTCGGTCATCGACGGCAACCTGGAGCTCGTGAAGCTGCTGGTCAAGTTCGGCGCCGACATCCGCCTGGCCAACCGCGACGGCTGGAGCGCGCTGCACATCGCCGCGTTCGGCGGCCACCAGGACATCGTGCTCTATCTCATCACCAAGGCCAAGTACGCGGGCAGCGGCCGGTGA